Genomic segment of Umezawaea sp. Da 62-37:
TCGCTGACCTGCGCCGGCGCTGGCAGCGCGGACAGCTGCGCCTGGCTGCGGTAGATGTCCCAGCCGGAGGAGTTGGCGTACTGCGCGTGCCCCGCGGCCACCGCGTGGGTGGTGTTGTCGAAGCCGGGGTACTGGCCGTTGGTGTCGGAGTAGACGCTGGGGTGTTGTAGGGCGTGGTACGGCGCGGTGTGGAAAACCGTTTGCTGCGAGGGAGTTCCACCCGCGATCCTGATGCGGTTCAGCATCGCGTTCCACGAGTCGTGCGCGCTCTGGTGCACGGCGTCGAAGGTCCGGTCGGCGTTCTCGGCCTCGCGGTTGGCCTGCGCGTTGCCGGTCGACACGCAGGAGATGCCGACTCTGGCCTGCACGACCTGGTTCGCGGTGGTGTCGAAGGTCAGGTACTCGCCGTTGGGCCCGGCCGGTTGCGGCGCCGCCTCCTGCGCGGTCTGCGTCGATCCGGGACGGGCCTGCGGAGCTGCCGCCGCGGTGGCGAAGGTCCCGCTGGTGGTGAACGGGCGGTCGAACTTCGCCGCGAAGTACATCGCGCACGTCGGGCCGGCGCCGCAGAAGTGGCCGGTGGTAACGGATCCGACGACCTCGGTGCTGCTGACGACCGTGACGCTGGTGCCGCTCACCGGCGTCTGGCTGCCCGCGAGCTTGATCAGCAGGTTGGCCTGCTTGGTGGCGGGGAAGGTGAACCGGCCCATCCCCGACCGGGTGATCGCGGTCAGCCCGGTGGTGATGCCCGAGTCCCCCTTCACCCGGTAGTGGCCCGCGTCCGCCTTCTCGTCGGCGTGCGAGAACGCCTCGGTCGCCGCCCCGTTGACGGCGCCGACCGTCGGCAGGAACGGCACGTCGCAGCCGGGGCCCGCGATGTGCGTGAGGCTGAACCCGGTGATCGGGGAGTCGTTGTACTCGTAACCGCCGCCGGATCGGCGACCAGCGCGGGGTCGGCGCAGACCAAAGCCCCGTTCCACCCGTAGTCCCCTGAATGGGAGGGGACAGTGGTTCCACGTCATCGCGGAATCCCGGTATTGGCGACCAGGGCGCGCAACGGCCGCACCGTCACCGAGCCGAGCAAGTCGCGCACCCCGGCCGCGGCCACCCGGATGTCGGCCAGGCGGGTCAGCTCGCAGCCCATCACATGACCGTCCGCCCCTGCCGCGGGCCGCGGCGGCGACCTCCTCCATCCGGGGGTCGGGCGTCCCGCATCGCCACCTTGCCCCGCAGGCAGGTTGACACCTCGATCGAGGCGCCCCTTCAAGCGCTTGAAGTCAAGCGCTCGGGCGAACGAGCACCGGAACGGGTCGGTCAGCCCGCCGTGAGTTCGGCGATCTGGAGGAACCCGGTCGACGTGCGGGGCGCGCCGCTGGTCAGGTCGAGCTTGACCCGATCTGTCGACACCGGGTCGAACGTGATCCTGGTCGGCTGGTTCGACCCGGTGGCCCACGCGATCCGCAGGCCGCGCACCGGTTCGTAGGCCCGGCCGTTCCAGTAGGACACCCCGATCGACGCGGGCAGCGCGTGCGTGGCGTCGGTCGTGAAGTACGCCTGGACGCCGCCGAGGCGCTGGGACCGGGGCAGGGACAGCGAGACCCAGTCGGCGGGCCGGGCGCGGCTGATGGTGGGCAGCAGCGCGGTGGCCTGCTTGACGTAGGCGTTGGACCAGCCGCCGCTCGCGGTGGTGCCGTCGGTCATCGCGGCCGGGACCGTGTCGGGGGACCCGGAGTAGCTCGCGTCCGCGGTCGGCGTGGTCGGCAGGGCGGTGAGCACCTCGCGGAGCGGACCCGCCGAAGGCGGCAGGGCGCTGCCCTGGTGCCGGGTCCGGGTGGCGACGATGGTCGTGGACGCCGACCGCAGGCGCGGCGAGCCTGCGGTGATGGTGATCGGGCCCGCGTTCGGTCCTGTGCGGACGATCGCCAGCGCCTTGCCGTTGAACGCCTTCCGCGACGTCGCCTGGTAGTTCTCGGCGCTTTCCTGCGCGCCGTTGTCCAGGCCGACGAGCGTGCCGCCGCGCACCTGGAAGGACAGCTGGTCGCCGGCGTCCGGCACGACGACCCCGCGCCGGTCGACGACGTCCGCGGTCACGAACACCAGCGACTCGCCGTCGGCGGCGACCGCCTTGCGGTCCGGGGTGAGCCGGATGGCCGCCGGGGCGCCCGCGGTGCGGATCTCGTCCCTGGCGACCTCGACGCCGTTCTTCTTCGCCACCGCGACGAGCCGTCCGGGCGCGAAGGGGACGTCCCAGGTCAGGTGCAGCTCGCCCGCGCTGCCGTTGGGGCTGGTGTAGCTGCCGGGGTACGGGCCGGTGGTGACGGTCTTGTCGTCGCCGGTGGCCCCGGTGGTCTCCAGGTAGCCCGCGCCGTAGGTCGTGGTCTTGCGGTCGAACGACCGCGCGCCCAGCGACTTGCCGTCGAGGAACAGCTCCACGTCCTCGGCGTTGCTGTACGCCCACACCGACACCGGCTCACCCGGCTTGTGGTCGGTCCAGTCCATCGGCAGCAGGTGCACCATCGGCTCGCTGCTCCACTGGCTGCGGAACAGGTGGTAGAGGTCCTTCGGGAAACCGGCGGTGTCCACCGCGCCGAAGAACGACGACTTCACCGGGAAGGTGTTGTCGAACGGCGTCGGCTCGCCGAGGTAGTCGAAGCCCGACCAGAGGAACTGGCCCGCGAAGTACTTGCGGTCGCGGTCCTTCTTAAGGCCGTACTCGCCGCTCATCGTCCACGACGCCAGGTTGTTGTCGTAGGACGACGCGGAGCGCTTGCCCGGCGTGTAGTTCTCGCCGGTGTTGAGCTGGTCGGGTTCCTGGTACTCGCCGCGGGTGGACGTGGACGACGCCGACTCGCTCTCGAAGAGGAACTTGGTGGGGTACCGGGCGTGCAGCGCGTCGACCGAGCCCGCGGTGTTGTAGTTCAGGCCCATGCCGTCGAGCAGCGCGAGGATCTGGTCCTGCGCGGAACCGGGCGCGGGGACGCCGCGGTACTTGTCGGACCCCATCACGATCGGCCGGGTGGTGTCGACGGCGCGGACGTCGGCGATCAGCCGCTTCGCGATGGGCACGCCGACGGCGGCCGACGTCGAGTCCGGGATCTCGTTGCCGATGGACCACAGCACGACGGCGGGCGAGTTCTTGGCCGCCTGCACCATCTCCGTCACGTCGGCGTCGCTGTTGGCGTCGAAGAACCGGCCGTAGTCGAAGGTCGCCTTGGGGGTGCGCCAGGTGTCGAAGGCCTCGACCATCATGACGATGCCCAGCTCCTCGCAGACCTGGACGACCTCGGGCGCGGGCGGGTTGTGCGAGGTGCGCAGGGAGTTGACGCCCATGCTCTTCATGATGGTCATCTGCCTGCGCACGGCGTCGATGTTCACCGCCGCGCCGAGCGCGCCGAGGTCGTGGTGCATGTCGACGCCCTGGAGCTTCATGGCCTGGCCGTTGAGGGAGAAGCCCTCGTTCGGGTCGAAGACCGCCGAGCGCAGCCCGATCCTCGTCGTGGTGGTGTCGACGGTCTTGCCCGCGATCACGATCCGGGTCTCCACGGAGTACAGGTACGGGTCGGTCGTCGACCACAGGCGGGGCTTGTCGACGCGGATGTCGACGCCCGCGGTGCGGGGTTCGGCGCCCAGCGCGATCCGGGTGGACCCGGTCGCCACCGCGCGGCCGTCGGCGTTCCTGACGGTCGAGACGACGTCGGCGTCGGCCGTGCCCCGCTCGTTGACCGCGTTCGTGTCGACGTGCACGATCGCGAAGCCCGCCTTGGTGGTGTTCGCCAGGTCGGGGGTGGTCGCGGTGACGCCGTGGCGGGTCACGTGGGCCTGGTCGGTCACGACGAGCCGGACGTGGCGGTAGATGCCGCTGCCGGAGTACCACCGGCTGCTGGGCACCTGGTTGCGGACCTTGACCGCGAGGGTGTCGGTCGTGCCGTCGGTGTGGGCGAGCCCGGTGAGGTCCAGGGCGAAGCCGGTGTAGCCGTAGGCGTGCGTGCCGATGGACTTGCCGTTGAGGTACACCTCGGAGTCCATGTAGACGCCGTCGAACTCGATCGACACCTTCCGGCCCGCCATCGACGACGGGAGGCGGAAGTCCTTGCGGTACCAGCCGAGGCCGCCGGGGAGGAAGCCGGTGCCCGCGGTGGTGCCGGGGCCGGGGGTCGGGTCGAGGCCGATGCTCCAGTCGTGGGGCAGGGTGACCTGCCGCCACGCCGACGTCCCGGTCGGCTGGGGCGCGTCGGCGCCGGTGGTGTTGACCAGGGCGAAGCGCCAGCCGTCGTCGAAGTCCAGCGCGCGGTCGGTGGCGGTGATCGCTATGGGATCGCTCTGCGACGCCGCGGCCGGGATGGTGGCCAGGCCGAACACGAGCAGCGCGCCTGCGGCCGAAGCCAGCAGCCGCTTCCCCCGAGAGCCGAACGACATCACACCACCAGGTGTTGGTTTCCCCGCGGACCGAACACGACCACGCTTCCGGGTCGGCCGGTCGGTGTCAACGTCCGGAACCGGCCTGCCCGCCGTCCGATGAGTTCCGGTCCGTGCGGAGGTCACTCCTTGCAAGGACGCGCCGCACCCGGAGGAGACGAATGGCCAAGCTCATCTACTCGATGATCACCTCGCTCGACGGCTACGCCGAGGCGGCGGAGGGCGGGCTCGGCACCGGGGCCGACGACCAGGAGGTGCACACCTTCGTCAACGACCTCTTCCGCCCCGTCGGCACGTACCTCTACGGCAGGCGGATGTACGAGACGATGGTCTACTGGGAGACCGCGCACACCGAGCCCGACGTGCCGCCGCACATCCTCCAGTACGCCCGCGACTGGCAGGCCGCAGAAAAGGTCGTGTACTCCACAACGCTGGAGTCGGTGTCCAGCGCGAAGACCAGGATCGAGCGGACCTTCGACCCCGACGCCGTGCGCGCGCTCAAGGTCGGGTCCGACCACGACCTCACCGTCGACGGCCCGAACCTCGCGGCCCAGGCCATCGCGGCGGGTCTGGTGGACGAGTACCACCTGTTCACCACCACGACCGTGGTCGGCGGCGGCAAGCGGTTCTTCCCCGACGGCGTGCGCCTCGACCTCGACCTGGTCGAGGAGCGCGCCTTCGCCTCCGGGCTGGTCTACACGCGCTACCGGACCCGCTGAACCGCGCCAGCGGGCGTCAGTACCTCCGCGACCACGCCGTCCACAGCTCCGCGTACCGGCCGCCCAGCGCGACCAGTTCGTCGTGCGTGCCCAGCTCCTCGATCCGGCCGTCCGCCATCACCGCGATCCGGTCGCACGCCCGTGCCTGGGTGAGGCGGTGCGCGACGACGATCGCGGTGCGGCCCGCCACGAGGGCCGCGGCGGCTTCCTCAAGGTCACGGGCGCCGGAGCTGCCCGCTTCGGCGGTGGCCTCGTCGAGCACGACCACGGGCGGGTCGCGCAGCAGGAGGCGGGCCAGGGCGAGCTGCTGCACCTGGGCCGCGGTCAGCGGGTGCTCGCCGGCGCCGACCGCGGTGTCGAGGCCGTCGGGCAGGGCGGCGAT
This window contains:
- a CDS encoding dihydrofolate reductase family protein, whose translation is MAKLIYSMITSLDGYAEAAEGGLGTGADDQEVHTFVNDLFRPVGTYLYGRRMYETMVYWETAHTEPDVPPHILQYARDWQAAEKVVYSTTLESVSSAKTRIERTFDPDAVRALKVGSDHDLTVDGPNLAAQAIAAGLVDEYHLFTTTTVVGGGKRFFPDGVRLDLDLVEERAFASGLVYTRYRTR
- a CDS encoding glycoside hydrolase family 2 TIM barrel-domain containing protein, whose translation is MSFGSRGKRLLASAAGALLVFGLATIPAAASQSDPIAITATDRALDFDDGWRFALVNTTGADAPQPTGTSAWRQVTLPHDWSIGLDPTPGPGTTAGTGFLPGGLGWYRKDFRLPSSMAGRKVSIEFDGVYMDSEVYLNGKSIGTHAYGYTGFALDLTGLAHTDGTTDTLAVKVRNQVPSSRWYSGSGIYRHVRLVVTDQAHVTRHGVTATTPDLANTTKAGFAIVHVDTNAVNERGTADADVVSTVRNADGRAVATGSTRIALGAEPRTAGVDIRVDKPRLWSTTDPYLYSVETRIVIAGKTVDTTTTRIGLRSAVFDPNEGFSLNGQAMKLQGVDMHHDLGALGAAVNIDAVRRQMTIMKSMGVNSLRTSHNPPAPEVVQVCEELGIVMMVEAFDTWRTPKATFDYGRFFDANSDADVTEMVQAAKNSPAVVLWSIGNEIPDSTSAAVGVPIAKRLIADVRAVDTTRPIVMGSDKYRGVPAPGSAQDQILALLDGMGLNYNTAGSVDALHARYPTKFLFESESASSTSTRGEYQEPDQLNTGENYTPGKRSASSYDNNLASWTMSGEYGLKKDRDRKYFAGQFLWSGFDYLGEPTPFDNTFPVKSSFFGAVDTAGFPKDLYHLFRSQWSSEPMVHLLPMDWTDHKPGEPVSVWAYSNAEDVELFLDGKSLGARSFDRKTTTYGAGYLETTGATGDDKTVTTGPYPGSYTSPNGSAGELHLTWDVPFAPGRLVAVAKKNGVEVARDEIRTAGAPAAIRLTPDRKAVAADGESLVFVTADVVDRRGVVVPDAGDQLSFQVRGGTLVGLDNGAQESAENYQATSRKAFNGKALAIVRTGPNAGPITITAGSPRLRSASTTIVATRTRHQGSALPPSAGPLREVLTALPTTPTADASYSGSPDTVPAAMTDGTTASGGWSNAYVKQATALLPTISRARPADWVSLSLPRSQRLGGVQAYFTTDATHALPASIGVSYWNGRAYEPVRGLRIAWATGSNQPTRITFDPVSTDRVKLDLTSGAPRTSTGFLQIAELTAG